CACAGGAATTGACATCCGAAATGGAACACAGCTAGAATGTATAAATTGTACGGCGTGCATTGATGCGTGTGATTCGATTATGACAAAATTTGATTTGCCTACTGGGCTTGTTCGTTATGCTTCAAGAAATGAAATTGAGAAAAAACAAAAATTTAAGTTTACAACTCGCATGACAGCTTATTCGGTTGTCTTGATGTTGCTAATGATTGCAATGGTCGGACTTTTGGCAGTTCGAACACAAGTAGAAACGATTGTTTTGAGAGCGCAAGGAACAACGTATCAAACCACTGAAAAAGGAGATATTCGAAATATGTTTACGCTTCTTTTAATCAATAAAACAAGTGATACACTAAATATTAATGTAAAATTAGAAGAGGAAAACGGAACTATCCAAATGATTGGAACAGACAAATATATTTTGCTTCCAGAACAAACTGTCAAAGAAGTAATCTTGATAGATTTTCCAAAAGATAAATTACCTCCAAAGCGTTCAGATATTCATTTACAAATATTTTCTAATGGAGAACAAATAGAAACTGTAAATACTAAATTCTTATCGCCTTTTGTTGCTAATTAAAACCTAAAAAACTATGAATACTTTAACATCACTTTGGTCAAAGTTTAATTGGGGAACAGGTATTTTTCTGTTCTACTCTGCTTTTGTAATTTTTATGTTGTCGCTTGTTGTTATGTCAATGCAACAGAAAATTGAACTCGTAACAGAAAATTATTATACAAAAGGAGTAGATTTTCAAAGTCAAATAAACGAGCAATCCAATGTGGCTGCACTCGTAGAAAAACCAACCATAAAACAATTAGAAAATGGAAATGTAGAAATAAAATTTCCTGCTTCTGAAAATTTGGAATCAAAAATAAATGGTGAAATTTCTTTTTTTCGTCCTTCTGATAAAGATTTGGATTTTACTGTTCCTATTCAATTAGAAAAAACAAAAAATCAAATCATTACTCAAAAAATAGAACACGGACTTTGGAAAGTAAAATTATCATGGACACAACAAGACAAAACAGGAAATGATAAAAAATTCTTTCAAGAAACGACTTTGGTAGCGTCGAATTAAAGTATAACAGACTTCCTAGTCTGTTCAAAAAAGATACAATTATGAAAAACTCATTTTACACTTTTTATATTACTCACAGAGAGGCAAATGTGCCAATTAGAGAACGTTTTTCTTTATCCGAACGAGAAACCGAAACGCTTCTACTTGCCCTACAAA
This is a stretch of genomic DNA from Bernardetia sp. MNP-M8. It encodes these proteins:
- a CDS encoding FixH family protein → MNTLTSLWSKFNWGTGIFLFYSAFVIFMLSLVVMSMQQKIELVTENYYTKGVDFQSQINEQSNVAALVEKPTIKQLENGNVEIKFPASENLESKINGEISFFRPSDKDLDFTVPIQLEKTKNQIITQKIEHGLWKVKLSWTQQDKTGNDKKFFQETTLVASN